The window GGCTAACTATTATGAAAGCAGCAGTTAAACCCAAAATGAAGCGATATACGGTCAAAGATTTTCGTAATCAATTTCCGACCGATGATGCCTGTCTCGAATATCTCAAAGATTTGCTATATCCAGAGGGTATCACCTGTAAAAAGTGCGAGAAAATCACCAAGCACCATAAAGTAGCCTCACGCCGAAGCTATTCGTGTCAAATTTGCGGTCATCACGTTCACCCGACCGCCGGAACCATCTATCACAAATCAACAACGCCTTTGACCGATTGGTTTTATGCCGTCTTTCTTATGGCTTCAACACGGTGCGGCATATCAGCTAAACAGCTTGAACGTGAATTAGGCGTTACCTATAAAACCGCTTGGCGTATGTTTAAGCAAATTCGATCTATGCTTGACGAATCCGACGCCGACAAACTGACCGGAAAAGTTGAAGTTGACGAAACATACATAGGCGGTAAGCACATCGGCACAAATATCAGAGGTCGCAACACCAAAACCAAAGCCGTCGTTGCTGGAGCCGTAGAGCGTGACGGTGGCAAAGTCAAAACGAAAGTTATCCCAGAGGTAAGCGCTCCGACCTTACTTAATTTTGTCTGCAATTCTATCGAGACTCAATCGACCGTATTTACCGACGAATGGAAGTCCTACAACAAAGTCAAAGATCACGGCTACACCCACCACCGCATTTATCACGGTAAACGGGTTTATGTGCAAGGCGAAAATCATACAAATACCATTGAAGGCTTTTGGTCAATCCTCAAAGGTGGCATTAAAGGCGTTTACAGGCACACGAGCCGTCAGCATCTACAAAGCTATGTCAATGAATACGCGTTTCGTTACAACCGCCGAAACGACGAAACGCCTATGTTTCTTCAGTTTCTTGGTCAGGTTCGCAAATCCGTTGACTAGCCTTTTTTAAGGCGTCCTGAAAATCCTCTTGCGAGAACATTTCTTCGTCGGCTTCCGAGATTTCTTGGACGGCCTGATTAGAAGTCTTTTTCACGTCTTCTTTTTGTTTTATTTTTACGGTGCGTTCACTGACCATAATTTCTCTCGTAATTCACTAAATTTCGCCTGCACGCTATCGCCTATAACTAACTGTTTAGATGCCACCTCTGGAAATTTATCACTACCTTTTATTGTAATTTGTAGTTTTGAGAAGTGAAAATTCAGGTCTGACGCATCTTTGTTTTGAGTAAATTCCTGCCACCCCTCTTCAATAAAGTCTCTTTCCCTAGGGTCTAATTCTTGGTATATCACTAGAACTGTATCCTCATTATTCTGTAATTGTTTTGGCGGTTTATCCACAAACTTTAGTCTTTTCAAGCCTTTACCTCTAAACATTATTTCACCGCCCAATTCTTTTTCAACGGCAATGTCGAAAACTGAATGGTTTACGATCTTCAAAGTAAAAGCAATATAATCTAAAACTCCGTGCTTACCGCTATCCGCAATCCACGCCTTTGTGGGCTGAATGGTAACAAACCATTCAGGAAATTGAGCGTGGGATGCCGCTAATTCATATAGCCATTTTTTGCTTTCATAATGCCCCTCTAATGTAGTGTAATTATCGCCCGCCCGAGCCAGAGATTGCTTCAGCCCATCAATTTCTTTTTGTTGTTCCCGCAGGTCTTGCTTGTGGTTCTCTTTAAGCCGTTCAATTCTTGCGCTAAGCGTGTCAATTTCCGTTTTCCGCCCCTCATTTTCGGCATATACAGCTTGATAACGACCTCGCAATTCATCATCTGGCTCGGCGTCCGGTAAGATTGATAACCCTTTTCCTGAATCCCCATTTTCTGTGGCTTGACCGCTTCGCCACTGTTTCAACCAGATCAGGCCGTTCAAAAGCCACACGGTTGCCAAAGAGTAGAAACAGAAATAAGACTGACTGCCCAAAGCGGCAATTCTTTGACGTAGGCAGAATATCCGGTAAGTGTAGTCACTGCCACACCTCCTGCATACCAAAGTACCTGAAAGATAAAATTGCCGAGAACGCCCTGCGTGAGAGGCTTATTGGCAAGCGGATTTTGCATAAGAAAAGACCAAAAATGTTAATATAACATAAAATCATTCATTTACCTCCCTTGAGGGTATAAGCACGTACCCTTTTAGTGCTTTCCCGTATTGCTATCAATTGTTCAAGAATTTCTAACAACAGTTCCATCATTAGAACGCCTATCGGATTATGAGCGGATCGGGTAAACAACTCCACGCGCTCAGCAAGTTCTTGTTGTTTGTCATTTTTCATCACGTTCTCCTCCCTGCGGGTTCAGTGCCTCGAACGGCTGAGGCTCGGTGTCTTTTGTTATCGCTTTTCGCAGTTGCCGTCTCAAAGTGTCAACGTCATCAGCTATACCTAAATCCTCGACTCCGTTAAATGCCGCATCAACTCTTCCGAGAACGGCAATTGATGTTTCAATTTTCTCTTTGAGAATCGCGACCTCGGACATCGCGGCGGCGTGTTCGTTGGCTAGAGATTTGAGGTCGTTGGTGTCACATATACGAGTACAGCCTATTTCTAAGTGCAAATACTGCGGGCAGCGATACACAGTCTCGTCTAGCGGAATTGTCTTTATACACTCCAAAATCGTCTCGATCTTTGCTTCGTTCATACAGCCTCCATTTCGTCTAGGATTGCTCGAAAATCCGCTTTTGTCTCCAAATAACCCTGAGCATAGTAACCGTCCTCATCGCCGTCTTTACGGGCTTTCATCGCCTCCACCCGCGCCCTCAACGTCGCTATGAGGGCTTTCTCGCGTTCGAGTGCGAAGTCTGCCATGTCGATATGTTTCGGATTATAGTTCTTTGGCGTTTCAGCGCCCTGTGCCGCAAAAGTATCATCAATCCATTTTATTGCTTCCTTTTGGACTTTCCGCCGATTATCCATTTTCGTTCTCCTTTAGTTTTTCGATGTATTTACACGCGGGCGATTTTCCCTCAATGCGTCTATTTTCCGCGTCGTGTAACTCCTCGACCGTTAAAAGCCCAACCGCTGAATCAGGACACACGCCCATCGGACAGCGGATGGCGTCGGCTAATGCTATTTTCAGCTTCGCAATCTCCAACGCCTTCGCTCGCTGTCCGGCGTCGAAGCCTGCCACGAATATATCTTGTTCGCCTGCTTTTGCGTAAACCTCTGGCTCGACGTGATTCATCCACGTTTTCCAAGCCAACTTCGCCTCGTCGCCTTTGTTTTGGTTGCTCATATTACTTTTCCTGTCGTCGTTATTTCAGACCTTGCCTCGTGATCTGAGCCATGATTTGTAGGCCTGCGGGCGGCATTTGTCGCAGGGCCATGATTCGAGTGTTCCGTAAATTCTGCCGTCGGTATCGCGGCAGGCGTCGCATCGTTTGCCGGGATCTTCGGTTTTGGTTCCGCTGCCGTTTTGGGTTGGGATGCCGTTTCGATACCATTCGAGAGCCCAGGCGAAGTTTCCGGGATTGTAGCCTCGTGCCACCCAGGCCGTCCGACATTCACGCAGCTTGTCCATATCGATCTCGCTTCCCAGCCCGCTGGTGATCGTTTCGTGGAGTTCTATTCGCGGCAGTTTTCCGGTGATCGTTCTGACCGATTCGATGGCCGGATGATACTTCTTCGCGGGTGCGGTCGGCTTGGCCGACGCCTCCCTCTTTTCTTCTTCTTTTATTTCTTCTTTCTTATTACTTCTTTCTGATAAGCGTTTCTCAGGCGTTACATTTTGTTTATCTCTAAATTTCTGGACTCGTAAGTTACTCAATTCTTTAGCTTTAAGTTCTCTCGCGTACTTGCGTGATTTGAGCGTTACAATTTTGTTACGAAGCGTTACAAGCGTTACATCGGCCGTGTTGTAGCGTTTGAGTTCCGCAATACATCTCTTTGCTTCGTCAGGAAAACATCCCGTCGCTTTCGCAAAATCTTCATAGGTTCCTTTCATCTCCGGGTTGCCCGCTTCGCGCATAATTGCGATACATTCCAGCCAAAAACCGCGCGTCGCGAGCGAACACATTCTCACCTTCGGCTTTCGCCAAGCCGGTAGTTCAAACTTAAAAAACCAGTCACCTTTTGCCATTATTTTTACCGCGTCGAAGCATCATGAATGCTGGCGGCTGGCCATTCGTGTAAAGTTTGTCGTTTTTAGACCTTCGAATAGTGGTCGAGACCACTGCAAGAGACCCCTTAGTTACTCGATACACCGGAAATGGCAGCTCTTTTTCAAGCCAATCAAGCCATGTGTACACGCTTTGCGGCTCGGCCTGTGTATCAGCGAAAATCGCACAGTCTGGTATCGGCGTGATCTCGCCGTGTGCCGCCATTAAAGCCATTGTTGATGACTGAACGCCTGCTCCCAGACTGATGATATGTTTCACATTCTCCATTTTTCTAACAAAGCCCCATCGCCCTGATCTCGATCTCGACACGCGGATTGAGTTTGTCCTCGAACCGCTCGGCACGCAGGCGTTTGATCTGCTTGTCGTCGTGGTAGGCAAAGCCCGTCAGGCTGTCGAGCACGATCTTAAAGATGCCGTCGAGATCGCCGACCCTTCGCGGCCTGAACCACTTGATCGTCACGCCCACATCACCCACAAACGGAACGATGCCGAGCCGCTTTGCCTCTTTCGCGACATCGTTTTTGTAAGCGATGCCGTCAGCGGTCAGCCCACGCTGCACAAAAGCCTTTTTTCCACCAAACTTCGGCGTCACCACCCGCGAAAATGCAAGTGATTCAAAGCCGGCGGCGTCGGCAAAACTAAATTAACGGCGTTAGGCTGCGGCATTATTACTATTGTTTAGCTCTTGAAAAGCCTGCGGAACGATCTCTTCAAAACACTCAGGGCAACAATCTACAGGCGGGTTACCAACAAGCAGGACGGCAACCGATACTGCCTGCCCCTTAAATGTTGTTTCAATCGCCATCATTGATGCAGCAGGGATGCCTTCTTTTGCTTGCCTACAAAAATCACAAATCTTTGCCATCATATTTATTTCTCCGGCCGCCGGTCGCTGCTGACGGGTAGCTCGGACGCGGCGTAATAGATCGGAATATTAAAGATCTCGGCAAAAGCGTGTTCGATGCGGGCACCTTTCGAGTCGCGCCAGTTCGATAGAAAATAAACGCCCTCGCCCTGAAAGATCATGATCTGCAAAGCGTCGAACAAATATTCAAAATACTCACGCCCTGGCTTCTGATCGACCAGCTTCATCGGATTAAGCGGCGTGTGTCCTTTGCGACAATGAACGCCTCGGCCGATTCAAATAGTCGAAACGCGACGTCTTCGTCTAATCCTGTTATCTTGCCCGCCAGATAGATCTGCATTTAGATTCCCTTCCTATAACTTGTAAGATCGTTGCCGTATTTTTTTAGAACGCTTTTTGCCGACGGCGATGAGTTTGCCTTGCTTCTGCAAACGTTGAAAGATGCCGCCGGAGGCCTGTTGTTTCTTCGTCTGCGGGCCGTGGCTTTGCTCGTACCGCAAGCGGACATCCTCAGCCGAAAAAGGCTCGTGAGCGACCGACGCAAAGGTCAGGATGTATCGCTCATAAGCCGCCTTCCATTCCTCATGAGCGGCATCCAAAGCCGCGTCGATCACCGCCTGACGCGGATTGCCGTTAATCACACAAGCGGTCGGATCGGCACCGGGCGGAGGAATATAGATCATGCGTTCATCAAACATTGACGGCTGAATGTGTATTTCGCTCATTTGTCTTTAACCTCGATCCTGTTCGGCCAGTCGTCTTTGCCTTTCGGCGGTTTTGGCAGGTTCGTCTCGTCAGCGATGGCGGCTCGAAAGGCGTGCCAGAAGCCGGGATTTTCCGCGATCGCTCGACGCTTCCAGACACGTTTTCGCCATGCCAGCAAAGCGACGGCAGACGAAAGCACCGCAATGACGCCGATGTAAGCAACGTGAATTAAAATATCCATTTCCACTCCGTAATCTGTCCGGCGGCGACGATGGCGACGGCAAGGATCACCGCAGCAAGCAAGATCGCCCTCGGATGAATGTCCTGCCGGCAAGTGATGCACCGGCAAGGCCGCAAAATATCAGTTGTTCGTCTCATATTTTTTCCTCAATCAATGCCCGGCGGTGAGTCCTGTCATCGCCGAAACAGACCGCCGGGGCTTTGGAGGTGTTATCGGCTATTTCGGCCTATGTTGATCAGCCGAAACTTTTTCAAATTTTGCCGCCGAAGCGTGGCATCGCTCGCCCTGTTTCCGGTCAGTGTATTGGCGAGTTCGGCGGGCTTTCGAGTTACAACTGCACCCACGCAACCTTGTCAAAAATTAAATCCGGTGAAAGATTTTGGATTGTCATCTTATCGTTTCAGCTTACGCCCTCGACTCGTTGCCGCCTCGGGCTTCTGCGGCCTTTCACCGGAAACTTGTTTTACAACGCCGCCAGTGCTGACTTCATCGCCTGCAAAGCGCTCGCGAGCATCACATCGACGTTTCGCCCGTTAAGGTATTTCGCGATCTCGTCCACGTCACCGGCGAATTTCAGATTGAGCAGTTCGTTCACATCAACACGCAAAGCCGTGACCTCGTCGTCCGACAAAGACGTGCCCTGCTCGGCAGGCGATGAAGCTGTCTGCTGAGCAGGTCGCGTTTGGTTGGTCGCGGACGGGCGGGCTGCGGTCGAAGGTCGTGTTTCCGGTTTCGGCGTCGCGTCGTCTTCCGGTGCAAATATCTCGGACACCATCGGCACATCGCAGACGGCGGCGGTCTTTGCTCGTTTGATCGCCATTTTCAAGACGGTGTTTTCGAGATCGGCCTTGTCGGGATTCTCGACGCGGCCCGTCTGCTGTCCGATGACGCGTTCGTCGTTTGCGGCAAACTTTGCACCGCAGCCGTTCGAAACGCCGTCTTTTTTCCAGCAGTAAAATCCGCCGCCCTGCGTTTTGTTATCTTTGCGGACCGTCGGCTGATCGCATTCCGGGCAAAGCCTCGCGCCGGTGAGGTAAGCGTATTTTTTCTCACGCGTCGAGCAGATGCCGTCGCCCGAAGCGATCTGACGGCCCTCGGCGTTGTAAAGTTTGACGTGTGCCCGCACGCGAAAGTGATCGCCGTCGAGATATGTCTCGGTCGTTTCCGGATTGCCAAAAATAGCTTGAAAAGCGAGCAGATGTTCCGCGTGCCTTCCTGCAGCAGCATCGGTTTTGCGAGCGTCGTCGTGCCGAGCTTGTGCGAGAAGTGATGATCTTCCTTCATGTTCTTTTGCACATAGTCTTTCAAAATATCCCGCATCTGCTGCTCGCGTTCGATCCGGGCCTTAAAGATCTCGGGCGACATTTCCTGCCCGACGACCAAAGCCCCGCCGTTCGGTTCTCTGTGAACGAGGTCCGTGTTTCTCGGATCGTCCGCCGCTGATCTTGTTTCCATTGCTGTTCCTGTGTACATGATTTTTCTCCTGTTTGTTTTGTTAAAAAGGACAGTCGCCCGTGAGTTCGTTGGCGGCGGTCTCAAGATTGTCGATGGCCGATTGAAAAGCCCGATTAAAATAACTGAGGCGTCCGTCGGCTTCTGGTGACGAAAGCATCGGCAGTTTGATCGCCCGAAGCTCGTCAACAAATATCAATAATTTTTCTTTATCCGGGGCGAGAGATTTGGTTTTTTCGATGGCAGCAAGCCGCTCGGCTTCCAAGGCCTTCTCGCGTTCGATCCTGTCCAGTTCGTCCTGGGCTTCTTTTGCTTTGCGATCAGCCTCGCGAGCCCTTTCGTCGGCTTCGGCTTTCTCGGCGGCAATGCGTGCGTTTTCCTGTCGAAAGTTTTCATTTGCCTCGGCGTCAATCGCACGCTGCTCGGCCTCGATGCGTTCCTGCTCTTTTCGAGTTTCAAAAGCAGCTTTTGCCCCGAGCAAATAGACCTCGAACTGGTCGTCAGGTATCGTGCCGAGGCCGACGATGAGCATGTCTGCGGCTTCGAATTTCGCGAGTTTTGCTTTGCGTGCGGTGATGAGTTTATCGATGCGTTCTTTTTCGAGACGTTCGACGTAGGTTGATTGGGCCTTGAGGTGATCGCGAACTTTGTTGACGGCGTTGCTGTACGTCCGACGGATTCCGTCGAGCAGTTGAGCGGGCCGCAGAAGCGGTTCTTTTTCGATTTTGTGACGTTCAGTGAGAGACTTATCGACATGGCTGAGCATCTTGTCGATGTCCTTCGCCCGGGCGATCAGATCGGTTTGTGACGGATCTGTGACGACGATGGCCTCAGCCTCG is drawn from Chloracidobacterium sp. and contains these coding sequences:
- a CDS encoding IS1595 family transposase, which encodes MKAAVKPKMKRYTVKDFRNQFPTDDACLEYLKDLLYPEGITCKKCEKITKHHKVASRRSYSCQICGHHVHPTAGTIYHKSTTPLTDWFYAVFLMASTRCGISAKQLERELGVTYKTAWRMFKQIRSMLDESDADKLTGKVEVDETYIGGKHIGTNIRGRNTKTKAVVAGAVERDGGKVKTKVIPEVSAPTLLNFVCNSIETQSTVFTDEWKSYNKVKDHGYTHHRIYHGKRVYVQGENHTNTIEGFWSILKGGIKGVYRHTSRQHLQSYVNEYAFRYNRRNDETPMFLQFLGQVRKSVD
- a CDS encoding DUF4406 domain-containing protein, encoding MKLVDQKPGREYFEYLFDALQIMIFQGEGVYFLSNWRDSKGARIEHAFAEIFNIPIYYAASELPVSSDRRPEK
- a CDS encoding RusA family crossover junction endodeoxyribonuclease → MQRGLTADGIAYKNDVAKEAKRLGIVPFVGDVGVTIKWFRPRRVGDLDGIFKIVLDSLTGFAYHDDKQIKRLRAERFEDKLNPRVEIEIRAMGLC